A genomic segment from Pseudoduganella chitinolytica encodes:
- a CDS encoding LysR family transcriptional regulator, giving the protein MDQLRAMEIFVEVARLKSFSAAGRRLGLSRALVSKHILQLEAKLDVRLLHRSTREVSLTDAGQAYLAPCSAAVAQAQEATRVATQSGARLAGPLRIQAPSSFGGTWLADALARFCLPHPQLQPLLHVDDALLDPIEHGFDLTIRVGGIPDSRALAIRPLAPCRGILCAAPAYLERHGMPEAPEALRVHRCLHFSHLTDGTAWRFARAGEQRVVRVEAAFTSNNGLVLQQAALQGMGIVYSTTFLAMRHLLEGTLVPVLGEWQLPLNYLSALYPASRQPSPKVRQLIDFLVAEYQPVPPWDAALATVQAPSA; this is encoded by the coding sequence ATGGACCAGTTACGGGCAATGGAAATCTTCGTCGAGGTGGCACGCCTGAAAAGCTTCAGCGCGGCCGGCCGGCGCCTCGGCCTGTCGCGCGCGCTGGTCAGCAAGCACATCCTGCAGCTGGAAGCGAAGCTGGACGTACGCCTGCTGCACCGCTCGACACGCGAAGTCAGCCTGACCGATGCGGGCCAGGCCTACCTGGCGCCGTGCAGCGCGGCGGTGGCACAGGCGCAGGAGGCGACGCGCGTCGCCACGCAGTCCGGCGCCCGGCTGGCCGGGCCGCTGCGGATCCAGGCGCCGTCCAGCTTTGGCGGCACGTGGCTGGCCGACGCGCTGGCCCGGTTCTGCCTGCCGCACCCGCAACTGCAACCGCTGCTGCACGTGGACGACGCGCTGCTGGACCCCATCGAACACGGCTTCGACCTGACGATCCGCGTGGGCGGCATTCCGGACAGCCGCGCGTTGGCGATCCGGCCGCTGGCGCCCTGCCGCGGTATCCTGTGCGCGGCGCCGGCCTACCTGGAGCGCCACGGCATGCCGGAAGCGCCGGAGGCACTGCGCGTCCACCGCTGCCTGCATTTCTCGCACCTGACGGACGGCACGGCGTGGCGCTTTGCCCGCGCCGGCGAGCAGCGCGTAGTGCGCGTCGAGGCGGCCTTCACGTCGAACAATGGACTGGTGTTGCAGCAGGCGGCGCTGCAGGGGATGGGGATCGTCTACAGCACGACGTTCCTGGCGATGCGCCACCTGCTCGAAGGGACGCTGGTGCCGGTGCTGGGGGAGTGGCAGCTGCCGCTCAATTACCTGTCGGCGCTGTACCCGGCCAGCCGCCAGCCGTCGCCGAAGGTGCGCCAGTTGATCGATTTCCTCGTGGCCGAATATCAGCCGGTCCCGCCGTGGGATGCGGCGCTGGCGACCGTCCAGGCGCCGTCCGCGTAG
- a CDS encoding phytanoyl-CoA dioxygenase family protein: MLSAAQKEQYQRDGYIVIPDFKSAQEIAALRARAAQIVAEFDPTVAQGIFTTKDQEKKADEYFLRSDNTIRCFFEEEAFGPDGQLKQDKSLSINKIGHAMHDLDPVFRAFSADPRLAAVARDLGLADAQVWQSMYIFKQPGIGGEVRWHQDATYFETDPISVTTFWFALEDATLDNGCLWAQPGGHRTPLRERFVRTGDDIKVEKLDNTPWPDDSTAVPLECKAGALVCFHGLLPHYSAPNRSPVSRHAYTLHATDANTAYSPRNWIQRDASFPVRGFL, encoded by the coding sequence ATGCTGAGCGCAGCCCAGAAAGAGCAGTACCAACGCGACGGTTACATCGTCATCCCCGACTTCAAGTCGGCCCAGGAGATCGCGGCGCTGCGGGCACGCGCCGCGCAGATCGTCGCCGAGTTCGACCCGACCGTTGCGCAGGGCATCTTCACGACGAAGGACCAGGAAAAGAAGGCTGACGAGTACTTCCTCCGCTCGGACAACACGATCCGCTGCTTCTTCGAAGAGGAAGCGTTCGGCCCGGACGGCCAGCTGAAACAGGACAAGTCGCTGTCGATCAACAAGATCGGCCACGCTATGCACGACCTCGACCCCGTGTTCCGCGCCTTCTCGGCGGACCCGCGCCTGGCGGCCGTCGCGCGCGACCTGGGCCTGGCGGACGCGCAGGTGTGGCAGTCGATGTACATCTTCAAGCAGCCCGGCATCGGCGGCGAGGTGCGCTGGCACCAGGATGCGACGTATTTTGAAACGGACCCGATCAGCGTGACGACGTTCTGGTTCGCGCTGGAAGACGCAACGCTGGACAACGGCTGCCTGTGGGCGCAGCCGGGCGGGCACCGCACGCCGCTGCGCGAGCGCTTCGTGCGCACGGGCGACGACATCAAGGTGGAAAAGCTGGACAACACCCCGTGGCCGGACGACAGCACCGCCGTCCCGCTCGAATGCAAGGCCGGCGCGCTGGTCTGCTTCCACGGCCTGCTGCCGCACTACAGCGCGCCGAACCGTTCGCCCGTGTCGCGCCACGCGTACACGCTGCATGCGACCGATGCCAACACGGCCTACTCGCCGCGCAACTGGATCCAGCGCGATGCTTCCTTCCCCGTGCGCGGCTTCCTGTAA
- a CDS encoding sugar phosphate isomerase/epimerase family protein yields the protein MQIRILAPHWGSNDLPAQVFIDKVVAAGFDGIEMSLPLDAAQRDDWLRRLADAGLDLVAAQWETVFHPQFHEHRAALQALLHNACAARPLLVNSHTGKDYYSREQNEELLALADAIGREHGVPIVHEIHRSRFSGHPMLLRPYLETLPQLTLTADLSHWCVACESLLDDQPQTLDLTLPRVRHIHARVGHAQGPQVPDFRAPEYAGELAAHLGWWDRIVALRRAAGAPLLTITPEFGPAPYTFNLPYTRQPVTDAWELNVAMLHLLRERYQP from the coding sequence ATGCAGATCCGTATCCTCGCCCCGCACTGGGGCAGCAACGACCTGCCGGCCCAGGTCTTCATCGACAAGGTGGTGGCGGCCGGCTTCGACGGCATCGAGATGTCCCTGCCGCTGGACGCCGCCCAGCGCGACGACTGGCTGCGCCGCCTCGCCGACGCGGGGCTGGACCTCGTCGCCGCGCAATGGGAAACCGTGTTCCATCCACAGTTCCACGAACACCGCGCCGCGCTGCAGGCGCTGCTGCACAATGCCTGCGCGGCGCGCCCGTTGCTGGTCAACTCGCACACGGGCAAGGACTACTACAGCCGCGAGCAGAACGAAGAGCTGCTGGCGCTGGCAGACGCGATCGGCCGCGAGCACGGCGTACCGATCGTCCACGAGATCCATCGCAGCCGCTTCTCCGGCCATCCGATGCTGCTGCGGCCGTACCTTGAAACGCTGCCGCAGCTGACGTTGACGGCGGACCTGTCGCACTGGTGCGTCGCCTGCGAATCGCTGCTGGACGACCAGCCGCAAACGCTCGACCTGACCTTGCCGCGCGTGCGTCACATCCACGCCCGCGTCGGCCATGCGCAGGGACCGCAAGTGCCGGACTTCCGCGCGCCCGAGTATGCCGGCGAGCTGGCCGCGCACCTGGGCTGGTGGGACCGCATCGTCGCGCTGCGCCGCGCCGCCGGCGCCCCGCTGCTGACGATCACGCCGGAATTCGGCCCGGCGCCCTACACGTTCAACCTGCCCTACACCCGCCAGCCGGTTACCGACGCGTGGGAGCTGAACGTCGCCATGCTGCACCTGCTGCGCGAGCGCTACCAACCCTGA
- a CDS encoding apolipophorin, producing the protein MLLTSRLLRLVVPLALLSAALAGCQKDEDRRVDGPAERAGRELDQATKKAAAELKKANRELKVAAAKTGEELDEFADKAGEHLDKAADAVGRKLERAGEKIQANARDAREDEEPAKPKGK; encoded by the coding sequence ATGCTGCTTACATCACGCTTGCTGCGCCTTGTAGTCCCCCTGGCGCTGCTGTCGGCGGCGCTGGCGGGCTGCCAGAAGGACGAGGACCGGCGGGTCGACGGTCCGGCCGAACGGGCCGGCCGCGAGCTGGACCAGGCAACCAAGAAGGCCGCGGCCGAGCTGAAGAAGGCCAACCGGGAACTGAAGGTGGCGGCTGCGAAGACGGGAGAGGAACTGGACGAATTTGCCGACAAGGCGGGGGAGCATCTCGACAAGGCGGCCGATGCCGTCGGCCGCAAGCTGGAGCGGGCCGGCGAGAAGATCCAGGCCAATGCCCGCGATGCGCGGGAGGATGAGGAACCGGCCAAGCCGAAGGGCAAATAG
- a CDS encoding tubulin-like doman-containing protein, whose product MAEIPGIEKKAELKIDLRPTLFIGAGGTGMEVMMRIRRRILAAVWNRHHPARVESIGEFPVARFLHVDLDSGAVIDEGKSQRSDPWYELVKLGDEERLVEPIDLQQYHESDDSLARFPLIENWMPLRPKKLRSLGIDPSKGAGQIRAVARLYLFDKYPKLRGRIKGALNFLASNAGQERKDNYQRLGLQVDTSKFRIVVIGSNAGGTGAGTALDLGWIAKAIARQEVADSQVDLVMFMPGGYAKANKERTEANAYATLMEMETAMRDMNAQVRWADPDSLTGRGAPFDDVYFVDTANLSNKATQDVRDVYQMVADSLFEDFASADFANRKRSVAVNQQQHKLGPFNPRVPEQRFGDMRLSYSKVYSAFGQAVLDTQQSLREDIRAYELAALMVKAFFGIAGTDGAQGRRAGDQERDVFMREQMLMAERPFDEFPDFRKGTVDVTPFQEYALSDHLLMDKDQRSLLERVESKVQMEVDRITGGYDLKIWREKVAELLPHLERDAIREAGAIAETSEDRLKRHTQELLVRMKGRVRERLYALLDDRKQGGLEFVLTLLEQIKARIAQRDLPHMEHNARRYRELRDALRTRQVEESLNNLAQASNKWINAGAQAREVIVHLKRDISDYLRFHLLAVAAGQATEVLRSLSAWLGDVQSVDERGRAVWSGIAGEFQEGRRCVEAMLGAVDQRIAQLRADAQHEHATYMKLAADVLPEPVQLTGDVSAWSEEVLAEFGGSARLFPQLGDEKLRAALLLKLFRRAQTQLTADEVAATGEAPADPLLERLLALSAQERQRIFNEWLRSAMPWVNARFSAEFTPNADQFKCFIGVGDATAWRRLEVEIRAAVPTGFFHGDLVNIVNTGIGGRAVCYIELSGFPMTVLRGLPTWRTSYQIENPKIPTHLHFDATRFRHPIAPNMDELNRLADDYEWFLQAVATGVLKRKADLADREATFQPRGQYLFEVEHGSGEWLQVGNEFAIRSNGLPAFYREQIVTAVQQRLARMGPHQMLLLAALMRHYQQRVYQPKLEVDETGAELPSPSLPNITAKRLHDEWLRRAAATEAGLPALEEKALDLLAQWSDVVAGSAHDAYPWEVQHATDKRVVRPEYLASEATAVHLLAGAVPGATAASTGAANPAVPAADTALYKVFVNRMQQGPYTVQELAQRVARGEVDGATKVWDMRWVPHVDQWKHARELPQLAVLFASAIPDPADEIPDPE is encoded by the coding sequence ATGGCGGAGATTCCCGGCATCGAAAAGAAGGCGGAACTGAAGATCGACCTGCGCCCCACGCTGTTCATCGGCGCGGGCGGCACGGGCATGGAAGTGATGATGCGCATCCGGCGCCGCATCCTGGCGGCGGTGTGGAACCGCCATCATCCGGCGCGGGTGGAGTCGATCGGCGAGTTCCCCGTCGCGCGCTTCCTGCACGTGGACCTGGACAGCGGCGCCGTCATCGACGAAGGCAAGTCGCAGCGCAGCGACCCCTGGTACGAACTGGTCAAGCTGGGCGACGAGGAACGCCTGGTCGAGCCGATCGACCTGCAGCAGTACCACGAGTCGGACGACAGCCTGGCGCGCTTTCCCCTGATCGAGAACTGGATGCCGCTGCGACCGAAGAAGCTGCGCTCGCTGGGCATCGACCCGTCCAAGGGCGCCGGCCAGATCCGCGCCGTCGCGCGCCTGTACCTGTTCGACAAATACCCGAAGCTGCGCGGGCGCATCAAGGGCGCCTTGAATTTCCTGGCCAGTAACGCAGGCCAGGAGCGCAAGGACAACTACCAGCGCCTGGGCCTGCAGGTGGACACGTCCAAGTTCCGCATCGTCGTCATCGGGTCGAACGCGGGCGGCACCGGCGCCGGCACCGCGCTGGACCTGGGCTGGATCGCCAAGGCCATCGCGCGCCAGGAAGTGGCGGACAGCCAGGTCGATCTCGTCATGTTCATGCCGGGTGGGTATGCCAAGGCGAACAAGGAGCGCACCGAGGCCAACGCGTATGCGACGCTGATGGAGATGGAAACGGCGATGCGCGACATGAACGCGCAGGTGCGCTGGGCCGATCCGGACAGCCTGACGGGCCGCGGCGCGCCGTTCGACGACGTGTACTTCGTCGATACGGCCAACCTGTCCAACAAGGCCACGCAGGACGTGCGCGACGTCTACCAGATGGTGGCCGACTCCCTGTTCGAGGATTTCGCCTCGGCCGATTTCGCCAACCGCAAGCGCTCGGTGGCCGTCAACCAGCAGCAGCACAAGCTGGGGCCGTTCAACCCGCGCGTGCCGGAGCAGCGCTTCGGCGACATGCGCCTGTCGTACTCGAAGGTGTATTCCGCCTTCGGCCAGGCCGTGCTGGACACCCAGCAAAGCCTGCGCGAGGACATCCGCGCCTACGAGCTGGCGGCATTGATGGTCAAGGCGTTCTTCGGCATCGCCGGCACCGATGGCGCCCAGGGCCGCCGCGCCGGCGACCAGGAACGCGACGTCTTCATGCGCGAGCAGATGCTGATGGCCGAGCGCCCGTTCGACGAGTTTCCCGACTTCCGCAAGGGCACGGTGGACGTCACGCCGTTCCAGGAATACGCGCTGTCGGACCACCTGCTGATGGACAAGGACCAGCGCTCGCTGCTCGAACGGGTCGAGTCGAAGGTGCAGATGGAAGTCGACCGCATCACGGGCGGGTACGACCTGAAGATCTGGCGCGAGAAAGTGGCCGAGCTGTTGCCGCACCTGGAACGCGACGCCATCCGCGAGGCCGGTGCCATCGCCGAAACGAGCGAGGACCGCCTCAAGCGCCATACCCAGGAACTGCTGGTGCGCATGAAGGGCCGCGTGCGCGAGCGCCTGTACGCATTGCTGGACGACCGCAAGCAGGGCGGCCTGGAATTCGTGCTGACCCTGCTGGAGCAGATCAAGGCCCGCATCGCCCAGCGCGACCTGCCGCACATGGAGCACAACGCGCGGCGCTACCGCGAACTGCGCGATGCGCTGCGCACGCGCCAGGTGGAGGAATCGCTGAACAACCTGGCGCAGGCGTCCAACAAGTGGATCAATGCCGGCGCCCAGGCGCGCGAAGTGATCGTGCACCTGAAGCGCGACATCTCCGACTACCTGCGCTTCCACTTGCTGGCCGTGGCGGCCGGACAGGCCACGGAAGTGCTGCGCTCCCTGTCGGCCTGGCTGGGCGACGTGCAATCCGTGGACGAGCGCGGTCGCGCCGTCTGGTCCGGCATCGCGGGCGAGTTCCAGGAGGGGCGCCGCTGCGTGGAGGCCATGCTGGGCGCCGTCGACCAGCGCATCGCGCAGCTGCGCGCCGATGCGCAGCACGAGCATGCGACGTACATGAAACTGGCGGCCGACGTGCTGCCCGAACCGGTGCAGCTGACCGGCGACGTCAGCGCCTGGAGCGAGGAAGTACTGGCCGAATTCGGCGGCTCGGCGCGGCTGTTCCCGCAACTGGGCGACGAGAAGCTGCGCGCCGCGCTGTTGCTGAAGCTGTTCCGCCGCGCCCAGACGCAGCTGACGGCCGACGAGGTCGCGGCGACCGGCGAGGCGCCGGCCGATCCGCTGCTGGAGCGGCTGCTGGCGCTGTCGGCGCAGGAGCGCCAGCGCATCTTCAACGAGTGGCTGAGGAGCGCCATGCCATGGGTGAACGCGCGCTTCTCGGCCGAGTTCACACCGAATGCCGACCAGTTCAAGTGCTTCATCGGGGTCGGCGACGCCACTGCGTGGCGCCGGCTGGAAGTGGAGATCCGCGCAGCCGTGCCGACGGGCTTCTTCCACGGCGACCTGGTCAACATCGTCAACACGGGCATCGGCGGCCGGGCGGTGTGCTACATCGAGCTGTCCGGCTTCCCGATGACGGTGCTGCGCGGCCTGCCGACATGGCGTACGTCGTACCAGATCGAGAACCCGAAGATCCCGACGCACCTGCATTTCGATGCGACGCGCTTCCGCCATCCAATCGCGCCCAACATGGATGAACTGAACCGGCTGGCCGACGACTACGAATGGTTCCTGCAGGCCGTCGCCACCGGTGTCTTGAAACGCAAGGCCGACCTGGCCGACCGCGAAGCGACGTTCCAGCCGCGCGGCCAGTACCTGTTCGAGGTGGAGCACGGCTCCGGCGAATGGCTGCAGGTGGGGAACGAATTCGCCATCCGCTCCAACGGCCTGCCGGCGTTCTACCGCGAGCAGATCGTCACGGCCGTGCAGCAGCGCCTGGCGCGCATGGGGCCGCACCAGATGCTGCTGCTGGCGGCGCTGATGCGGCATTACCAGCAGCGCGTCTACCAGCCCAAGCTGGAAGTGGACGAGACGGGCGCGGAACTGCCGTCGCCATCGCTGCCGAACATCACGGCGAAGCGCCTGCACGACGAGTGGCTGCGCCGCGCCGCCGCCACCGAGGCCGGCCTGCCGGCATTGGAAGAGAAGGCGCTGGACCTGCTGGCGCAGTGGAGCGACGTGGTGGCGGGTTCCGCCCATGACGCCTACCCGTGGGAAGTGCAGCACGCCACCGACAAGCGCGTGGTGCGGCCGGAATACCTGGCCAGCGAGGCGACGGCGGTGCACTTGCTGGCTGGCGCCGTACCTGGCGCCACGGCCGCCTCCACGGGTGCCGCCAATCCTGCTGTGCCGGCCGCCGATACGGCGCTGTACAAGGTGTTCGTCAACCGCATGCAGCAGGGGCCGTACACGGTGCAGGAGCTGGCCCAGCGCGTGGCGCGCGGCGAGGTCGACGGCGCCACCAAGGTCTGGGACATGCGCTGGGTGCCGCACGTGGATCAATGGAAGCACGCGCGCGAGCTCCCGCAGCTGGCGGTGCTGTTCGCGTCGGCCATTCCCGACCCGGCCGACGAGATCCCGGACCCGGAGTAA
- a CDS encoding sensor domain-containing diguanylate cyclase: MLAPALAFGQADVPAQLQEIREAMRYVPDKALQQLQTLEPKARASGIATRAEFLMLYSNSLQATGDVQRGLAVADELIALGRQLRDNGALAKGLLARSYALYQLADLKGAHAAAFEAERVAFRTQDRTLHVHTLITAGQSYQEDGNYPAALPKLQEAVDLARRIEGNRLPLASALNALVFLYVNMRQFDKGWELQQESVTVAKSINSPGRVADALSMEYALGIESNQPQRARRALLEGLAVERKMGARQMIATTLVNLADSYLKEHDYVRALDYSNQSLKAAIDVRSTTDIATSRINLGQAYLGLGRIAEGKTQFEAGLAEYDKAGDKPELQAVLMEYGGALERAGDYKGAVEAYHRERALTNEMFAKQRQKDVLELQQKYDTEKKQRQIQALRQDNRVKSAELDNRRLQQRVWWLLAVVSALVAAIVGLLYRKVRTANAQLEVKNLELKQQSSLDPLTSLYNRRHFQEFMRGHATVERRVTGDDTVGALFLMDVDHFKNVNDTYGHAAGDAVLRMIAENLRVALRETDMIVRWGGEEFLAFLPAVSRQSVDEVARRILYTISSQSLQYQGITIPVNVSVGFAPFPLVPGDTPLSWERAVNLVDMALYLAKAHGRNRAYGVCGFANFSQTTMESIEQDLERAWRNGFVELSVVLGGPHGAPPPVETCGGSNVVPLKGGRRSKAR; this comes from the coding sequence GTGCTGGCGCCTGCCCTGGCATTCGGGCAGGCCGACGTGCCGGCGCAACTGCAGGAGATCCGCGAGGCCATGCGCTACGTGCCGGACAAGGCCTTGCAGCAATTGCAGACGCTCGAGCCAAAGGCCCGTGCCAGCGGCATCGCCACGCGGGCCGAATTCCTTATGCTTTACAGTAACAGCCTGCAGGCGACCGGCGACGTCCAGCGCGGCCTGGCCGTCGCCGACGAGCTGATTGCGCTGGGCCGCCAGTTGCGCGACAACGGGGCCCTGGCCAAGGGACTGCTGGCGCGCAGCTATGCGCTGTACCAGCTGGCGGACCTGAAGGGCGCCCACGCTGCCGCGTTCGAAGCGGAGCGCGTGGCGTTCCGCACCCAGGACCGGACGCTGCACGTGCATACGCTGATCACGGCGGGCCAGTCCTACCAGGAAGACGGCAATTATCCGGCCGCCCTGCCCAAGCTGCAGGAAGCGGTCGACCTGGCGCGCCGCATCGAGGGCAACCGGCTGCCGCTGGCCAGCGCGCTGAACGCGCTGGTATTCCTGTACGTGAACATGCGCCAGTTCGACAAGGGCTGGGAGCTGCAGCAGGAATCGGTGACGGTGGCCAAGTCGATCAATTCGCCCGGCCGCGTAGCCGATGCGCTCAGCATGGAATACGCGCTGGGGATCGAGTCGAACCAGCCGCAGCGTGCCCGCCGCGCGCTGCTGGAAGGTTTGGCGGTCGAGCGCAAGATGGGTGCGCGCCAGATGATCGCCACCACGCTCGTCAACCTGGCCGACAGCTACCTGAAGGAACACGATTACGTGCGCGCGCTGGATTACTCGAACCAGTCGCTGAAGGCGGCCATCGACGTGCGCAGCACCACCGACATCGCCACTTCGCGCATCAACCTGGGCCAGGCCTACCTGGGCCTGGGCCGCATCGCCGAGGGCAAGACGCAGTTCGAGGCCGGCCTGGCGGAATACGACAAGGCTGGCGACAAGCCGGAACTGCAGGCAGTGCTGATGGAATACGGCGGCGCGCTGGAACGTGCGGGCGACTACAAGGGCGCCGTCGAGGCGTACCACCGCGAGCGCGCGCTGACCAACGAAATGTTCGCCAAGCAGCGCCAGAAGGACGTGCTGGAGCTGCAGCAGAAATACGACACGGAGAAGAAACAGCGCCAGATCCAGGCGCTGCGGCAGGACAACCGCGTCAAGAGTGCGGAGCTGGACAACCGCCGCTTGCAGCAGCGCGTCTGGTGGCTGCTGGCCGTGGTGTCCGCGCTGGTGGCGGCCATCGTCGGCCTGCTGTACCGCAAGGTGCGTACGGCCAATGCCCAGCTGGAGGTAAAGAACCTCGAGCTCAAGCAGCAAAGCTCGCTCGATCCGCTGACGTCGCTGTACAACCGCCGCCACTTCCAGGAATTCATGCGCGGCCACGCCACGGTCGAGCGCCGCGTGACGGGCGACGATACGGTCGGCGCGCTGTTCCTGATGGACGTCGACCACTTCAAGAACGTCAACGATACGTACGGCCACGCGGCCGGCGACGCGGTGCTGCGGATGATCGCGGAAAACCTGCGCGTGGCGCTGCGCGAGACGGACATGATCGTGCGCTGGGGCGGCGAGGAGTTCCTGGCATTCCTGCCGGCCGTGTCGCGCCAGAGCGTCGACGAGGTGGCGCGCCGCATCCTCTACACGATCTCGTCGCAGTCGCTGCAATACCAGGGCATCACGATTCCCGTCAACGTCTCGGTCGGCTTCGCGCCGTTCCCGCTGGTGCCCGGGGACACGCCGCTGTCGTGGGAACGCGCCGTCAACCTGGTGGACATGGCGCTGTACCTGGCCAAGGCGCACGGCCGCAACCGCGCCTACGGCGTGTGCGGCTTCGCCAACTTCAGCCAGACGACGATGGAATCGATCGAGCAGGACCTGGAGCGCGCGTGGCGCAACGGCTTTGTCGAGCTGTCGGTGGTACTGGGCGGTCCGCACGGGGCGCCGCCGCCGGTCGAGACTTGCGGCGGCAGCAACGTGGTGCCGTTGAAGGGTGGGCGCCGGAGCAAGGCGCGCTAG
- a CDS encoding AAA family ATPase encodes MATHPSPNIFHRPDLARKLAQQILHVSPTSASSSGVFLAAPRRTGKTTFMRHDLTPALREQGAMVIYVDLWEDPKADPSDVIVAAIRAALSHHEPALLRLAKGLGLGGAKVGGVEFSLDRIGLGKDVSLVQALSALSETSQTIIVLIIDEAQHAITTPAGNDAMFALKSARDELNSNQFGLRVVCTGSNRDKLAMLKNSKDQAFFGAPLINFPPLGEAYVKWFCDHTDDLPARLDPAQVAPLFLRSGNRPEILGAAADELRFDFTLEQEGLNERFVAAVESQIAAANDDTMRVVHSLTPIQFAVLCVLAAAGEKYAPFESATLEKYRTAARRVSGDDVAIEFPAVQQALAALQEKSLVWKASRGVYAIEDLALVELLRGHGYLEQL; translated from the coding sequence TTGGCAACCCACCCCAGTCCGAACATCTTTCACCGCCCCGACCTGGCGCGCAAGCTGGCGCAGCAGATCCTGCACGTGTCGCCCACGTCCGCGTCGTCGTCGGGCGTGTTCCTGGCCGCGCCACGGCGCACGGGCAAGACCACGTTCATGCGCCACGACCTGACGCCGGCGCTGCGCGAGCAGGGCGCGATGGTGATCTATGTCGACCTGTGGGAAGACCCGAAGGCCGATCCCAGCGACGTGATCGTGGCCGCCATCCGTGCCGCGCTGTCGCACCACGAGCCCGCGCTGCTGCGCCTGGCGAAGGGGCTGGGGCTGGGCGGGGCGAAGGTGGGCGGCGTCGAGTTCTCGCTCGACCGCATCGGCCTGGGCAAGGATGTCTCGCTGGTGCAGGCCCTGTCGGCGTTGTCGGAAACGTCGCAAACCATCATCGTGCTGATCATCGACGAAGCCCAGCACGCCATCACGACGCCGGCCGGCAACGACGCGATGTTCGCGTTGAAGTCCGCCCGCGATGAACTCAACAGCAACCAGTTCGGCCTGCGCGTCGTCTGCACCGGCTCGAACCGCGACAAGCTGGCCATGCTGAAGAACAGCAAGGACCAGGCCTTTTTCGGCGCACCGCTGATCAATTTTCCGCCGCTGGGCGAGGCCTACGTCAAATGGTTCTGCGACCATACCGACGACCTGCCGGCCCGGCTCGATCCCGCCCAGGTGGCGCCGCTGTTCCTGCGCTCGGGCAACCGGCCCGAGATCCTGGGCGCCGCCGCCGACGAGCTGCGCTTCGACTTCACGCTGGAACAGGAAGGCCTGAACGAACGCTTCGTGGCCGCCGTCGAGTCGCAGATCGCCGCGGCCAACGACGACACGATGCGCGTCGTCCATTCGCTGACGCCGATCCAGTTCGCCGTGCTGTGCGTGCTGGCCGCCGCTGGCGAAAAATACGCCCCGTTCGAGTCGGCCACGCTGGAAAAATACCGCACGGCGGCGCGCCGGGTCAGCGGCGACGACGTCGCCATCGAGTTCCCCGCCGTGCAGCAGGCCCTGGCCGCGCTGCAGGAAAAAAGCCTGGTGTGGAAGGCCTCGCGCGGCGTGTATGCGATCGAGGACCTGGCGCTGGTGGAACTGCTGCGCGGCCACGGCTACCTGGAACAGCTGTAA